A single genomic interval of Spinacia oleracea cultivar Varoflay chromosome 6, BTI_SOV_V1, whole genome shotgun sequence harbors:
- the LOC110791991 gene encoding protein RGF1 INDUCIBLE TRANSCRIPTION FACTOR 1 yields the protein MGAGGPEDEDFNRYPPWLKPLLREKFFVQCQFHADSHKSECNMYCLDCMDGPLCSLCLVHHRDHRAIQIRRSSYHDVIRVSEIQKVLDISGVQTYIINSARVVFLNERPQPRPGKGVTNTCQVCERSLLDSFRFCSLGCKIVGTSKNYQKKKKMQHTMGSDSEGSCSTSSTTTSHHHSHHHSHHHGRSDMMDTHCNYNHNKVVQSFSPKTPPPTAASFRTAKRRKGIPHRAPFGGLIIEY from the exons ATG GGTGCTGGAGGTCCAGAAGATGAAGATTTTAACAGATATCCGCCATGGTTGAAGCCTTTGCTACGTGAAAAGTTCTTCGTTCAATGCCAATTTCATGCTGATTCTCACAAAAGTGAATGTAATATGTACTGTTTAGACTGTATGGATGGCCCACTCTGCTCACTTTGCCTTGTTCATCACCGTGACCATCGCGCCATTCAG ATTCGAAGATCTTCATACCATGATGTGATAAGGGTGTCTGAAATCCAGAAAGTGCTAGATATAAGTGGAGTACAGACCTACATTATCAACAGTGCTAGAGTTGTGTTCCTAAATGAAAGGCCACAACCTAGGCCTGGTAAAGGAGTTACCAACACATGTCAAGTTTGTGAACGCAGCCTTCTTGATTCCTTCCGTTTTTGCTCTCTTGGTTGTAAG ATTGTTGGTACTTCAAAAAATTatcagaagaagaagaaaatgcaACACACAATGGGTTCGGATTCTGAGGGCTCGTGTAGCACGAGCAGCACAACCACCAGCCACCACCACTCCCACCACCACTCCCACCACCACGGTAGAAGTGACATGATGGACACCCACTGCAACTACAACCACAACAAGGTGGTGCAAAGTTTTAGTCCCAAAACACCACCACCAACGGCGGCTAGTTTCAGGACAGCCAAGCGTAGAAAGGGTATTCCACATAGAGCTCCTTTTGGTGGACTAATTATAGAATATTAA
- the LOC130463698 gene encoding uncharacterized protein — MARYARAPILGEDPLAHVGSLVGPEAARENLLRANPQWRVPGAEERNPAMMAQYYLNEAVFWSSFASECSSVEEKQLRKYREAYARDIPILDQKAGQLLSELTELKQLYLHYSREARESAEKIGTEVGQLIFRVEEDAEKIASFAEEKKDMAAKFASELEEKDRLFQEMKSKFEAADKEHKEAELRLHHFVQHRELIQQQADKVPVLRLKLREKDDYVRKLEQERVNLYTADQSRLGT; from the exons ATGGCTCGATATGCCAGGGCTCCGATTTTGGGAGAGGACCCcttggctcacgtgggatccttggtgggccccgaggctgctcgggagaatctgcttcgtgctaacccgcagtggagggttcctggggccgaagagaggaatccggctatgatggcccagtactatctgaacgag gctgttttctggtcttcgttcgcttccgagtgtagctcggttgaggagaaacaactgaggaaatatcgtgaggcttatgctcgtgatattcccattttggaccagaaggctgggcaactcctctccgagcttacggaactcaagcagctgtaccttcactatagtcgcgaggctagagagtctgctgagaagatcgggaccgaggttggccagctcatcttccgagttgaagaggatgctgagaagatcgcttcctttgctgaggaaaagaaggatatggccgctaagttcgctagcgaacttgaGGAAAAAGATAGACTCTTCCAGGAGATGAAGTCTAAATTTGAAGCGGCCGACAAGGAGCATAAAGAGGCGGAGTTAAGGCTCCACCATTTTGTCCAGCATCGGGAGCTGATCCAGCAGCAAGCTGATAAGGTGCCTGTCCTTCGGCTGAagcttcgggaaaaggatgactATGTTCGGAAGTTGGAGCAGGAGCGAGTcaacctctacactgctgatcagt ctaggCTCGGAacgtaa
- the LOC110791980 gene encoding protein TORNADO 2 — MALSNNVIGAINFLGILLAIPIIGTGIWLASDPETSCIRILQWPVIIIGALTLVVALAGFVGGFWRNAPLLIFYLIGMLVLIILLACLVVFVFMVTSRGSGHPAPSRGYLEYRLDGFSGFLRRRVHGPFKWALIKSCLSSTSVCPELNQTYTMAQDFFNAPLSPIQTGCCKPPTACGYTFINPTFWISPIDTAADMDCLSWNNEQNQLCYSCESCKAGLLASLARQWRKANIILIITLIALICVYLVGCCAFRNAKTEEIFRKYKQGYT, encoded by the exons ATGGCATTAAGCAACAATGTGATAGGAGCCATAAACTTCCTAGGCATACTACTTGCAATCCCCATTATCGGTACCGGAATATGGTTAGCCAGTGACCCGGAAACCTCATGTATTCGGATCCTACAATGGCCCGTTATTATCATAGGTGCATTGACCCTTGTAGTTGCCCTAGCCGGGTTTGTGGGCGGGTTCTGGCGTAATGCCCCTTTGCTTATATTTTACCTTATTGGTATGCTTGTTTTGATCATTTTGTTAGCTTGTTTGGTTGTTTTTGTGTTCATGGTTACCTCTAGAGGGTCGGGTCACCCGGCCCCTAGCCGGGGTTACTTGGAGTACAGGCTTGATGGGTTCTCGGGCTTTCTTCGAAGGAGGGTTCATGGCCCGTTTAAGTGGGCTTTGATTAAGAGTTGTTTGAGCTCTACTAGTGTTTGTCCTGAGTTAAACCAGACTTATACTATGGCTCAAGATTTTTTCAATGCTCCTCTTTCTCCTATCCAG acAGGATGTTGTAAACCACCAACAGCATGTGGATACACATTCATAAACCCAACATTTTGGATAAGCCCAATTGATACAGCTGCTGATATGGATTGCTTGTCATGGAACAATGAACAAAACCAACTTTGTTACTCTTGTGAATCTTGTAAAGCTGGTTTACTTGCTAGTCTTGCTAGACAATGGAGGAAGGCTAATATAATCTTAATTATTACGCTAATCGCGCTTATTTGTGTTTATCTTGTTGGCTGTTGTGCGTTTAGGAATGCTAAAACGGAGGAGATTTTTAGAAAATATAAGCAAGGTTACACttaa